One Halococcus salsus genomic window, GCTGGCAGGCGGCGCCCCTTGTTGGTCTCTTCGTCGCTGGATCGATGGCAGTCATCGCCGTGTTCGCTCTCCCTCAAATTGATGGTCCTGCACCCAAGATTGACTCCAGCAAGAAGGAACTCACCACTGCACTCAACCGTGTCATTCATGATCCGGCTGTTCGACGCATCGTCCTCTTAGCGGGCTGCCTCACGTTCTGCTTCCAATCAGTGACATCCTTTCTCCCTGCGTATCTTCATGCCGCTCATAACCTATCGATTCCTGCTGCGAATACTCGATTCAGTCTTGCGTTCGCTATCTGGATTATTGGTATGCCACTCGCCGGCCGACTCGCTGACCGCTTAGGGGCGAACGCTGTCCTCATCGCTACTGCGCTCATCTTGGCCACAGGAGTTGCAATCCTGATACTGGCTACTTCATCGCTCATAGTACTTATTGGGGTTGCTCTCCTTGGTTTAGGGATGTCCTGGGGTGGTGTACTTGGTGCGAAGACAATGACCGCCCTCGGGAGGAAAGGTCGGACAAGTGGATATAGAGCCGTCCGAGCAATGTATGGGATTATAGGGGCTACAGGAAGTGTCGCGGTTGGGACGTTCGCCACGTGGGCAAACTGGCAGATCGGATGGAGTCTACTCTTTATCGTTGCAACACTCGCTCTCCTCATCCTTGGATGGGATATTCGAAAAGAGGCTTCAGTGAATATAGGGTAGCGAAACCAAAGCACCGCAAAACATCCTTCTAGAGAGCCTATGTCAATCAGAACAATCTGGGACTTACCACACGTATGTACCGGCTAAAAATCATACCTATTCATTTTCTCGAAGTGCTTTGATTGGATCACCAGCTTCATACACTGTATCAACGGATCGCTGCTATGGACGACAATGATCGGGCTATTACTAGCCTCGTAGTACTTTCGCACTCTCTAGTCCACACCTATGAATTTGCCATGCCGATCTTCATCCCTGTCTGGCTCTCACAGTTCAACTCAACGGCATTCCTTGTTGGGAGCGTAATTACGGTAGGGGTGTTTCTCTATGGAGTTGGGTCGCTGCCCGCTGGTATTCTAACCGATCGTATCGGTTCTCAGCCTTTGCTAGTTGGCTGTCTCGCGGGTATGGGCCTCGCCTTCCTTGGAGTGAGTGTCGCTCCGAATCTCATCGTACTGGCATTCGCACTTGCTATCTGGGGTACTGCAGCGAGTGTACATCATCCAGCGGGGCTAACACTGATTACAAGAAATTCCTCCACTCGTGGAGATGTCTTCGCCTATCACGGAATGGCAGGAAACATAGGTACCGCTGCTGGTCCATTGCTCACAACTCTCCTTCTTGTAGCTTTCAACAACGATTGGCGGTTCGTGGCACTCATTTTAGCACTTCCAGCGCTCTTCGCATCCGTTCTCGCTGCCCGAATTAGTGTTAATGAGGGCACTGTGACTACCACTACTGATGGCGGAGCACGCGCGCCCGATATTGATTCCATTGGAGAGTTCTTCGACACCTCTAGACTCCTCTTTGCGAGTGCATTCATTGTGGTCTTTGGGATGGTAATGAGCTACGGGCTCTACTATCGGGGCTCCCTAACGTTTCTCCCAGAGATGTTCTCGGGTTTCGAAGCGATCCGCCCAATTCACGCCTTTGGCGGAACATTTGAACCTGGCAACTACGTTTTTGCAGGGCTACTCGCTATGGGTCTATTTGGACAGTATGTCGGTGGAAAACTAACAGACCGAATCCGGGTCGAAATTGGACTTACCACGGGTTTCGCCATGCTCGCGATCCTCGCTGTTGGGTACGTTCCGGTCTCAAATGCAGGTCTTGGTCCATTGCTCGTCCTATCAACGGTATTCGGTTTCGTACTTTTTTACATCCAACCGTTCTATCAGGCGGCTGTTGCGGAGTATACCCCACCAGCTGCCCGCGGACTCTCGTATGGATTCACTTACTTCGGCGATTTCGGGTTTGGTGCCCTTGCTGCATCTGGGGCCGGAGCGATACTAACGTATTCTTCTGCTACAGTGCTATTTGCAATCCTCGCCATTATTGCCGTTGTTGGTGGCGGATTTAGCACCTACCTACTTTCCCGGAGAGACTCTAAGAGTGATTGAATTAGCCTTCTGCATGTAGCTAGGCAACACTCTAACCTATGTCAGTCTATGGAGGAAGTCAGGGGATGCTATGTTTGCATTTCGAGTTCAAACTGTTCGTTCTCACATACAGTATCCAGAACCACACTCGTGTCCGACTCGTTGATGTCTGTGTTGTTAATCAGTTTCTTGATCAGGTCGTTCATATCATCGGTGTCCTTGAATTTCCCGATTGCAACAACATCATGATTGCCAGTCACTTCATACACTGATGTGAGCTGGTCGTATTCTCTGAGACTATCAGCGACCTCTGACAGCCCACTTCCTTCGATATTGAGGTGGATGATCGCTGTTACTCCGTAACCAAGTGCCTCGTAATCTATTTGCGGTGAATAACCCTGTATCACACCTGCCGACTCAAGATCATCGAGATGGTTTGAGACTGTCGTGACTGACACATCAAGCTTTTCGGCGAGTTGGCGAAGACTCGCCCGACCATCACCCAGAAGTTCGTTGATCAACTCTGTGTCGAGGTTCTCGTACGTCATCTTCGGATATAGTCAGTAACAACGATAAAACCTTACGAATCTACACTCTAGATACTTCCTCCTCAATCACTAATGCCGAAGCGAGAGCAATGAGTTACCGAGTATGGCCCTACATGGAATAGTTGGCGACATCTATTATATATAGACGGATGTAGAAATGAGACTATGGGTGAACGCGCGTGCTACCTAGCCATCTGTCCTCACTGTGATCTTCGAATATCGATTGCAGAGCAAGAATGCCCTGAATGTGGGACTGAACTCAACAAAGATGATCTGTAATTCTCTCGGGTAGACATCATTTCTCGAACAACAGTAAGTGTTGAGAAGTTATTCAGCAGGACTCATAGTCACGGGCGGCCTCTCTTACTCTAATGAGCACCCAAGTTCTTGTCCCCCTTACAGACTCAAGCCATGCTTGGCCAGGTCTGAAGTATGCACTTGAACTGTATCCAGAAGCAGATATCACTGTCATAAACGTCATTGACCCGGCCGGGGCAGGGTATGGAGAGTATTCGTCAAGTGAGGAAAGCGGCCAAGTTACTCCAGAGAGCCAAGCAGAGGCATTGTTCACAGCAGCAAGTGACTTAGCTAGTGAATCTGGAAGAGACCTCACTACGACTCTCATAGAAGGTCGTCCCGCCGAAGCAATCGTTGAACATGCTGAAAACCACTCTTTTGATGCGATCGTAATGGGAAGTCGCGGCCGCTCCGGTGTTTCGCGCGTTCTTCTTGGAAGCGTTGCAGGATCGGTTGTAGAAAACTCGTCGGTGCCTGTTACTGTGGTGCCGTGACTCATCAAGAATCGGATTCATGAACGACCAGATAACTACAAGTCTGCATACTGGCCTCTTGATTGCAATCTTGGGAGTCCTCACATGGGCAAGTGGGCTACCAGCGTTGTTTCCGAGCCTAGGGCCATCTGCATTCGTTCTCGCGATGTTCCCCGAGAGCGAGGCAAGCAATCCAAAGCGGGTGATAGGAAGCCATGTTCTGGGAGTCATCGCTGGTTTTCTCGCATACCATCTCTTTGCACAGGGTATCGTCGTTACAGGCCAAATACCACCGTTTTCAACTGTTAGTCTTAGATTAGCTGTCAGTAGCGTTGTAGCGATCGTCTTGACCGTAGTTGCCATGCTCTACTTTGGTATTCGGCATCCACCAGCTTGTGCGACGACGCTAATCGTGGCGCTTGGACTCCTCCCGACACTCTTTGATAGTATAATTATCATCGGTGCTGTAGTCATCATTGTTGGCGTTCAGAAGCTCTTGCTCCGTATTGATCAACTAATTAGAGATTCCACGCACTGGAGTCTCTCTTAGGCAAGAGTCGGTA contains:
- the lrp gene encoding HTH-type transcriptional regulator Lrp, with the translated sequence MTYENLDTELINELLGDGRASLRQLAEKLDVSVTTVSNHLDDLESAGVIQGYSPQIDYEALGYGVTAIIHLNIEGSGLSEVADSLREYDQLTSVYEVTGNHDVVAIGKFKDTDDMNDLIKKLINNTDINESDTSVVLDTVCENEQFELEMQT
- a CDS encoding MFS transporter; this translates as MGGFFAAMAARLIVSPIVPYAVSTFNTTPGVLGLSLSGMWLAYALAQLPAGVLAAQYGTRPLIVAGLLLTAAASGLLAIAPSVLVFAIAVVSLGIGPGLYFPAAAVLLTETSENVGEALGLHLAGGDSAGIVIPLVVTVIAGFQGWQAAPLVGLFVAGSMAVIAVFALPQIDGPAPKIDSSKKELTTALNRVIHDPAVRRIVLLAGCLTFCFQSVTSFLPAYLHAAHNLSIPAANTRFSLAFAIWIIGMPLAGRLADRLGANAVLIATALILATGVAILILATSSLIVLIGVALLGLGMSWGGVLGAKTMTALGRKGRTSGYRAVRAMYGIIGATGSVAVGTFATWANWQIGWSLLFIVATLALLILGWDIRKEASVNIG
- a CDS encoding HPP family protein; this encodes MNDQITTSLHTGLLIAILGVLTWASGLPALFPSLGPSAFVLAMFPESEASNPKRVIGSHVLGVIAGFLAYHLFAQGIVVTGQIPPFSTVSLRLAVSSVVAIVLTVVAMLYFGIRHPPACATTLIVALGLLPTLFDSIIIIGAVVIIVGVQKLLLRIDQLIRDSTHWSLS
- a CDS encoding universal stress protein translates to MSTQVLVPLTDSSHAWPGLKYALELYPEADITVINVIDPAGAGYGEYSSSEESGQVTPESQAEALFTAASDLASESGRDLTTTLIEGRPAEAIVEHAENHSFDAIVMGSRGRSGVSRVLLGSVAGSVVENSSVPVTVVP
- a CDS encoding MFS transporter: MDDNDRAITSLVVLSHSLVHTYEFAMPIFIPVWLSQFNSTAFLVGSVITVGVFLYGVGSLPAGILTDRIGSQPLLVGCLAGMGLAFLGVSVAPNLIVLAFALAIWGTAASVHHPAGLTLITRNSSTRGDVFAYHGMAGNIGTAAGPLLTTLLLVAFNNDWRFVALILALPALFASVLAARISVNEGTVTTTTDGGARAPDIDSIGEFFDTSRLLFASAFIVVFGMVMSYGLYYRGSLTFLPEMFSGFEAIRPIHAFGGTFEPGNYVFAGLLAMGLFGQYVGGKLTDRIRVEIGLTTGFAMLAILAVGYVPVSNAGLGPLLVLSTVFGFVLFYIQPFYQAAVAEYTPPAARGLSYGFTYFGDFGFGALAASGAGAILTYSSATVLFAILAIIAVVGGGFSTYLLSRRDSKSD